The DNA window ATTGCAGAAAAACAAAGTCCATGCGTTTTCATGAACCATTATACGTTACTTCATATTTGTAGAGATGTTTAGTAAAAGGGGAGATGAATGGCCTGACGTAAACAATATCCATAGACAAGCCTTAGAAAATAATTATCTTTCTAAGAAAGCAAAATTATATGATTGATTTTAATCTAAACAATGGAGTGTTCAAAAATGGAAATTAGTCAAATCTTTATTATTTTAACCCCAATCTTTTTTGTCATTTTGCTAGGTTATTTAGCAGGGTATTTTAAAAAGTTTGATGCAACGACATCTAAAGGGTTAAATACACTTGTAACAAAATTTGCGTTACCTGCACATCTATTCGTTGGTATTACGACAACATCAAAACAAACGCTTATTGAAAAGTGGCCGTTTTTACTAGCATTAGTTCTTGGTATTATTGGATTTTATGTTCTTTTCTTACTGGTTGCAAAATATGTATTCAAATACTCATTAACAGGCGCATCTATGTTCTCTTTAAACTCTACGCAGCCAACGTTTGCGTTTATGGGTATTCCAGTATTAGGTAGCTTGTTTGGTGCGGATGTAGTAGCAATTCCAATCGCTATTACGGGTATTGTAGTAAATGCTATGCTTGATCCTTTAGCCACTATTATTGGTACGGTTGGACAACGTGAAAAAAGCGAAGATGATTCAGAAGAAAGCTTATTTAAAGTAACGATCAAATCAATCTTACACGGTCTTTCTGAGCCGTTAGCCTGTGTTCCGTTGATCGCAGTAGTATTAGTATTATTCGGCTTCCAAGCGCCGGATTTATTATCAAGCAGCTTAGACCAAATTGGCTCAATTACATCTGGTGCGGCACTATTCGCAGTTGGGGTAACAATTGGTATTCGTAAAATTCAATTTAGCCCAGCGGCATTTGGTATTGCGATTTTAAAAGTTGCAATTCAGCCGCTTGTAATGTTAGGAATTGCAACAGCAATGGGCCTATCATCAGCTGACATCGTAAAATTAGTATTATTAGTAGCGTTCCCAGGTTCAGCTGTAGCAGCGATGATTTCAGTTCGCTTTGACAGCCTAGCTGGTGAAACAGCTTCAGCATTCGTACTTAGTGCCATCATGTCACTTGTTACATTACCGCTGTTAATTTCTTGGTTAATGTAATCACATATATGGATATAGAACATAAAAAAGGCTTTGCTAAAATAGCAAAGTCTTTTTTTATGCATCTATATTTAAAAAAGCTTTAAAAATTCTTGGGCGATTTTGGGAAGGTAACTGTCAGTACGCCAGGTAACTAAAGGCTCAATCACAAATGGATTATCTTCTATGTTTAAAATTTTAATATGTTCTAGCGAAAAAGAGGATAGCATTGAATAAGGGACAATGGCAGCACCAAGGCCACGACATACTAAATTAAGAAGCATGGCTGAATCATGACATTCACATAAAATATTGGGTGTTATATCCATTTTTTCAAATTCCGTCACAATACGATTATATATACTTATTTCCCGGTTTGAGCGAAGAAGAATAAGAGGGAGAGAAGCAATTTCGGCTACTGAAATCTTTTCTTCTGCATAACCGCTTTCTTTGGGAACGGCTACAACAAAGATATCTGGTGCAAGTGTTTTTGTTTTGACATGCTGATAAGGTAAGTCTGTAGTGGTGACCGCTACATCAATTTTTCCTTCCGTCAATAATTCGTTTAAATGAGCTGGTTCGTTTTCATAGATATTAAATGTACTGTTTGGATACTGTTTTTGGATAAGAGTTAGCTTATCGAGAACCGTTGATGCACAGTAGATTGTACATCCTACTTCAAGCTTTTCGTTTGTTACGTTTTTACATTCCTGCACTTCCAATACTGATTTTTCGACCCTTTGCACAATGTCTTTCGCTCGTTTTAAAAAAAGCTCTCCTTCTACTGTTAACAATAAGCGCTTGTTATTGTT is part of the Priestia aryabhattai genome and encodes:
- a CDS encoding AEC family transporter — its product is MEISQIFIILTPIFFVILLGYLAGYFKKFDATTSKGLNTLVTKFALPAHLFVGITTTSKQTLIEKWPFLLALVLGIIGFYVLFLLVAKYVFKYSLTGASMFSLNSTQPTFAFMGIPVLGSLFGADVVAIPIAITGIVVNAMLDPLATIIGTVGQREKSEDDSEESLFKVTIKSILHGLSEPLACVPLIAVVLVLFGFQAPDLLSSSLDQIGSITSGAALFAVGVTIGIRKIQFSPAAFGIAILKVAIQPLVMLGIATAMGLSSADIVKLVLLVAFPGSAVAAMISVRFDSLAGETASAFVLSAIMSLVTLPLLISWLM
- a CDS encoding LysR family transcriptional regulator, producing MELRQLHYFIVIAEELNVTKAAKRLHMAQPPLSRQLKQLENELGLLLFERNNNKRLLLTVEGELFLKRAKDIVQRVEKSVLEVQECKNVTNEKLEVGCTIYCASTVLDKLTLIQKQYPNSTFNIYENEPAHLNELLTEGKIDVAVTTTDLPYQHVKTKTLAPDIFVVAVPKESGYAEEKISVAEIASLPLILLRSNREISIYNRIVTEFEKMDITPNILCECHDSAMLLNLVCRGLGAAIVPYSMLSSFSLEHIKILNIEDNPFVIEPLVTWRTDSYLPKIAQEFLKLF